The following are from one region of the Candidatus Methylomirabilota bacterium genome:
- a CDS encoding metalloregulator ArsR/SmtB family transcription factor produces MDDEALLRVLKALAEPKRLRMVQEVADAGELSCGQIGKRFLLSQPTISHHLKILNDAGLLVVRREAQHAFVSTNPGLVDSVLKSLSARLMTRRS; encoded by the coding sequence GTGGACGACGAGGCACTGCTCCGGGTCCTGAAGGCCCTGGCCGAGCCAAAACGCCTTCGAATGGTCCAGGAAGTGGCCGACGCGGGCGAGCTCTCCTGTGGCCAAATCGGCAAGCGGTTCCTTCTCTCACAGCCGACGATCTCGCATCACCTCAAGATCCTGAACGACGCTGGTCTGCTGGTGGTACGGCGGGAGGCGCAGCATGCGTTTGTCTCGACGAACCCGGGACTCGTCGACAGTGTGCTGAAGTCGCTTTCGGCTCGCCTCATGACCCGACGAAGCTGA
- a CDS encoding sigma-54 dependent transcriptional regulator, with the protein MAGILIVDDETSARLTLALLLRKRGHRVREADGLTAAAKALTDEAFDLIVTDLRMPDGTGLDVLRAAKAHCPEADIILLTAYAGWESAKEAMQLGALDYFEKGREPDELLHRIDRALQEKALKRENENLRRQVEERFGLPGIIAHSAVMRRVLDLVARVAPTDATVLIQGESGTGKELIAKAIHHASPQARGPFVAVNCGALPEALLESELFGHVKGAFTGASAAKKGLFEEAHQGTLFLDEIGEMPQQLQVKLLRALQSGEVRPVGSNQAGTVEARVLAATNRDLEQMVRQGGFREDLFYRLNVIAIALPPLRERREDLPLLAEHFLERLGAKQGRDLRLSPDALDRLLGYAWPGNVRELENAIERAAILSRGDTVGIEDLPPHVAASLALGQAPTLPPQQSLAGVEKSHIIQTLERCGWNYSRASAALGIGRTTLWRKLKEYRIAR; encoded by the coding sequence ATGGCCGGCATCCTCATCGTCGATGACGAGACGTCTGCTCGCCTCACTCTCGCCCTGCTCCTGCGCAAGCGCGGACACCGGGTGAGGGAGGCCGACGGGCTCACCGCCGCCGCCAAGGCGCTGACCGATGAGGCGTTCGATCTGATCGTGACCGACCTCCGCATGCCCGACGGCACGGGCCTCGACGTGCTGCGCGCAGCCAAGGCGCACTGTCCGGAGGCCGACATCATCCTGCTCACCGCGTATGCGGGCTGGGAGTCGGCCAAGGAGGCCATGCAGCTCGGGGCGCTGGACTACTTCGAGAAGGGCCGCGAGCCGGATGAGCTCTTGCACCGCATCGACCGGGCCCTGCAGGAGAAGGCCCTCAAGCGCGAGAACGAGAACCTGCGCCGCCAAGTCGAGGAGCGGTTCGGCCTGCCGGGGATCATTGCCCACTCGGCCGTCATGCGGAGAGTGCTGGATCTGGTCGCCCGGGTGGCACCGACCGACGCGACGGTGCTGATCCAAGGCGAGTCGGGCACGGGCAAGGAGTTGATCGCCAAGGCCATCCATCATGCGAGTCCTCAGGCCCGCGGGCCGTTCGTGGCGGTGAACTGCGGCGCGCTTCCGGAAGCGCTGCTGGAGTCCGAGCTCTTCGGCCACGTCAAGGGGGCCTTCACGGGGGCATCAGCCGCCAAGAAGGGCCTCTTCGAGGAGGCGCACCAGGGCACCCTATTCCTCGACGAGATCGGCGAGATGCCGCAGCAACTTCAAGTAAAGCTGCTGCGCGCCCTGCAGTCCGGGGAGGTGCGACCGGTGGGGTCGAACCAGGCCGGTACGGTCGAGGCCCGCGTGCTGGCCGCGACCAACCGCGATTTGGAGCAGATGGTCCGTCAGGGGGGATTCCGCGAGGACTTGTTCTACCGGCTGAACGTCATCGCCATCGCTCTACCGCCGCTGCGCGAGCGCCGGGAGGATCTCCCCCTCCTCGCCGAGCACTTCCTCGAGCGCCTCGGCGCCAAGCAGGGGCGGGATCTGCGACTGAGCCCCGACGCCCTCGATCGCCTGCTGGGCTACGCCTGGCCGGGCAACGTGCGCGAGCTCGAGAACGCGATCGAGCGCGCGGCGATCCTGAGCCGCGGCGACACCGTGGGGATCGAGGACCTGCCGCCGCACGTCGCCGCCAGTCTCGCGCTCGGCCAGGCGCCGACGCTGCCCCCGCAGCAGAGCCTGGCCGGGGTGGAAAAGTCGCACATCATCCAGACGCTCGAACGCTGCGGCTGGAACTACTCGAGGGCCTCCGCGGCGCTGGGTATCGGGCGCACGACGCTCTGGCGCAAGCTCAAGGAGTACCGGATCGCCCGCTGA
- a CDS encoding ATP-binding protein yields MTGPLMLAFVSTLAFAIQFLIFVYLYSSHRGRFFFYLLWAWGFFTLSKGLKLAEAVLPAEVPWDPLISGVGVAALSGVVAAALAYRWDYRVRRRDTLGAAVAVLGVTVAHAWAPGIELPLALILSLVQVAAGVVFWPRLARTVSDRGAGLLAMVLVLWGAHRIGTRLVAVEPGTMAYLGVHGAFLMFYFLATFAIIIMVLDRARAEMRSLKEFNERLVDGLREGLELVGGDFTVRHANRWMLSQFGPLRGRRCYEVLTADGQPCPGCPMERRETMEGPVRLEIAGVNGRRFLLSCSSVHQPNGETLLLELVADMTEQERLRERVTAAEHLAAAGELAAGVAHEIRNPLAAIVNATTLFDSAEALTVEERASTLDAVRREARRLNRILSDFLVFARPGASRRRPGDIREVVEHVAALIRDDPARASQVELAVRVDASVPTFAFDPDQLTQVLWNIALNGVEAMGGCGRLSLEVARRNGQVLIVVSDSGRGIAGEEQGRVFEPFYSKKSGGTGLGLTIAQRIVAAHGGRIDLESFPGGGTRFTIALPIAPA; encoded by the coding sequence GCTTCTTCTTCTACCTTCTCTGGGCCTGGGGCTTCTTCACGCTGTCCAAAGGCCTGAAGCTCGCGGAGGCCGTGCTGCCGGCGGAGGTCCCGTGGGATCCGCTGATAAGCGGGGTGGGCGTTGCCGCCCTGTCGGGCGTGGTGGCCGCTGCCCTCGCCTACCGCTGGGACTACCGGGTACGGCGTCGCGATACGCTGGGGGCCGCCGTCGCGGTGCTCGGCGTGACGGTCGCGCACGCATGGGCGCCCGGCATCGAGCTGCCGCTGGCGCTGATCCTGAGCCTCGTCCAGGTCGCAGCGGGTGTCGTGTTCTGGCCGCGGCTGGCGCGGACCGTCTCCGACCGCGGCGCGGGGCTCCTGGCGATGGTGCTCGTCCTCTGGGGCGCGCACCGCATCGGGACCCGGCTCGTCGCGGTCGAGCCGGGGACAATGGCCTACCTCGGGGTCCACGGCGCCTTTCTCATGTTCTATTTCCTGGCAACGTTCGCCATCATCATCATGGTCCTCGACCGCGCGCGCGCCGAGATGCGCTCGCTGAAGGAGTTCAACGAGCGGCTGGTCGACGGGCTGCGCGAAGGGCTCGAGCTGGTCGGGGGTGACTTCACGGTCCGCCACGCCAATCGGTGGATGCTCAGCCAGTTCGGGCCGCTGCGCGGCCGGCGGTGCTACGAAGTGTTGACTGCCGACGGCCAGCCGTGTCCCGGCTGCCCGATGGAGCGGCGGGAGACCATGGAGGGGCCGGTTCGCCTGGAGATCGCCGGCGTGAACGGGCGACGGTTCCTGCTGAGCTGTTCCTCGGTGCACCAGCCGAACGGCGAGACGCTGCTCCTCGAGCTCGTGGCCGACATGACGGAGCAGGAGCGGTTGCGCGAGCGGGTGACCGCGGCCGAGCATCTGGCTGCCGCCGGCGAGCTGGCGGCCGGTGTCGCCCACGAGATCCGCAACCCCCTCGCGGCCATCGTCAACGCCACCACACTGTTCGACAGCGCCGAAGCGCTGACGGTTGAAGAACGCGCGAGCACGCTCGACGCCGTGCGGCGGGAGGCGCGGCGCCTGAATCGCATCCTCTCCGACTTCCTGGTCTTCGCGCGCCCCGGCGCGTCCCGCCGGCGGCCGGGCGACATCCGCGAAGTCGTGGAGCACGTGGCCGCGCTCATCCGTGATGACCCGGCCCGGGCCAGTCAGGTCGAGCTGGCCGTACGCGTGGATGCGTCCGTGCCGACCTTCGCCTTCGACCCGGACCAGCTCACGCAAGTGTTGTGGAACATCGCCCTCAACGGCGTGGAGGCGATGGGGGGCTGCGGGAGGCTTTCCCTCGAAGTCGCTCGTCGGAACGGTCAGGTGCTCATCGTGGTCTCGGACAGCGGACGGGGCATTGCCGGCGAGGAGCAGGGGCGCGTGTTCGAGCCGTTCTACTCGAAGAAGTCCGGCGGCACCGGGCTTGGCCTCACCATCGCGCAGCGGATCGTCGCCGCTCACGGCGGGCGGATCGACCTGGAATCCTTCCCGGGAGGCGGCACGCGGTTCACGATCGCGCTGCCGATCGCGCCGGCGTGA